The Engystomops pustulosus chromosome 1, aEngPut4.maternal, whole genome shotgun sequence genome has a window encoding:
- the LOC140111004 gene encoding uncharacterized protein isoform X1: MESTNENKAHLYHIDMHTGSSDNEDSATSKVQIPRTLSRACIRDGAMDSSDNSPRQTDAGQEEQTGSSDNKDSPTNMVPIPRTLSRACIHNGAMDSSDKSLRQTDAVQEEQEPLTEQDHDNPQTTENTTEKILHDTLEAERVLLSSYEPLTEQDHDSTQSIENTAEKILHDTLEAERVLLSSYVNVLKNRLLSSIEVKKTPIADKKSR; encoded by the exons ACGGGATCTTCAGATAATGAAGATAGCGCAACAAGCAAGGTACAAATCCCTCGAACCCTAAGCAGAGCATGTATACGGGATGGAGCCATGGATTCAAGTGATAATAGCCCGAGGCAGACTGACGCCGGGCAAGAGGAACAG ACTGGATCTTCAGATAACAAAGATAGCCCAACAAACATGGTGCCAATACCTCGAACCCTGAGCAGAGCATGTATACATAATGGAGCTATGGATTCAAGTGATAAAAGCCTGAGGCAGACTGACGCTGTGCAAGAGGAACAG GAACCACTTACAGAACAGGACCATGATAATCCACAGACTACCGAAAACACTACCGAAAAAATACTTCATGATACCTTGGAAGCTGAGAGAGTATTACTAAGTTCCTAT GAACCACTTACAGAACAGGACCACGATAGCACACAGAGTATTGAAAACACTGCCGAAAAGATACTTCATGATACCCTGGAAGCTGAGAGAGTATTACTAAGTTCCTATGTCAATGTCTTAAAGAACCGGCTACTTTCCTCTATCGAGGTCAAAAAGACCCCAATTGCTGACAAAAAAAGCCGTTAG
- the LOC140111004 gene encoding uncharacterized protein isoform X2, whose amino-acid sequence MESTNENKAHLYHIDMHTGSSDNEDSATSKVQIPRTLSRACIRDGAMDSSDNSPRQTDAGQEEQTGSSDNKDSPTNMVPIPRTLSRACIHNGAMDSSDKSLRQTDAVQEEQEPLTEQDHDNPQTTENTTEKILHDTLEAERVLLSSYEPEQNNDNPQTTENTTEKILHTNLETERASLGSYVNGLKNRLFSSIRVKKTPIADKKSR is encoded by the exons ACGGGATCTTCAGATAATGAAGATAGCGCAACAAGCAAGGTACAAATCCCTCGAACCCTAAGCAGAGCATGTATACGGGATGGAGCCATGGATTCAAGTGATAATAGCCCGAGGCAGACTGACGCCGGGCAAGAGGAACAG ACTGGATCTTCAGATAACAAAGATAGCCCAACAAACATGGTGCCAATACCTCGAACCCTGAGCAGAGCATGTATACATAATGGAGCTATGGATTCAAGTGATAAAAGCCTGAGGCAGACTGACGCTGTGCAAGAGGAACAG GAACCACTTACAGAACAGGACCATGATAATCCACAGACTACCGAAAACACTACCGAAAAAATACTTCATGATACCTTGGAAGCTGAGAGAGTATTACTAAGTTCCTAT GAACCAGAACAGAACAATGATAATCCACAGACCACTGAAAACACTACCGAAAAGATACTTCATACTAACCTGGAAACAGAGAGAGCATCACTAGGCTCCTATGTCAATGGCTTAAAGAACCGGCTATTTTCCTCTATCCGGGTCAAAAAGACCCCAATTGCTGACAAAAAAAGCCGTTAG